One genomic segment of Pseudonocardia sp. T1-2H includes these proteins:
- a CDS encoding ABC transporter permease, with translation MPPESPTVTPPNDSAAALAGLDALDTPTDNRRPWWRKALTTGLPPLVALVLAVVVWQALWASAIWPEFKLPAPIAVWDSFAARLVTGEIWSILWTSISRAFLGFAIALVIATPLGLLVAKVKVVRSAIGPLLSGLQSLPSVAWVPAAILWFGLTDATIYFVVLLGSVPSIANGLVSGIDQIPPILPRVGKVLGARGLTSARHVLLPAALPGYLSGCKQGWAFSWRSLMAAEIIAAGPLLGVGLGAYLKQGSDYNDISAVFAAIVLILVVGIGIELLVFRPIERRVLRARGLALGV, from the coding sequence CGGCGCTCGCGGGCCTGGACGCGCTCGACACCCCCACGGACAACCGCCGTCCCTGGTGGCGGAAGGCCTTGACCACCGGCCTGCCGCCGCTCGTGGCCCTGGTGCTCGCCGTCGTCGTCTGGCAGGCGCTGTGGGCGTCCGCGATCTGGCCGGAGTTCAAGCTCCCCGCGCCGATCGCGGTGTGGGACTCGTTCGCGGCGAGGCTCGTGACCGGCGAGATCTGGTCGATCCTGTGGACCTCGATCAGCCGCGCGTTCCTCGGCTTCGCGATCGCGCTGGTGATCGCGACCCCGCTCGGCCTGCTGGTGGCGAAGGTCAAGGTCGTGCGGTCCGCGATCGGCCCGCTGCTCTCCGGCCTGCAGAGCCTGCCGTCGGTCGCGTGGGTCCCGGCGGCGATCCTCTGGTTCGGCCTCACCGACGCGACGATCTACTTCGTCGTCCTGCTGGGCTCGGTGCCGTCGATCGCGAACGGGCTGGTCTCCGGCATCGACCAGATCCCGCCGATCCTGCCGCGGGTCGGGAAGGTCCTCGGCGCCCGCGGGCTCACCAGCGCCCGCCACGTGCTGCTGCCCGCCGCGCTGCCGGGATACCTCTCGGGCTGCAAGCAGGGCTGGGCCTTCTCCTGGCGCTCGCTGATGGCCGCGGAGATCATCGCCGCCGGCCCGCTGCTCGGCGTCGGCCTGGGCGCGTACCTCAAGCAGGGCAGCGACTACAACGACATCAGCGCCGTGTTCGCCGCGATCGTGCTGATCCTGGTGGTCGGGATCGGGATCGAGCTGCTGGTGTTCCGCCCGATCGAGCGCCGGGTCCTGCGCGCCCGCGGGCTGGCGCTCGGGGTGTAG